From Nicotiana tabacum cultivar K326 chromosome 15, ASM71507v2, whole genome shotgun sequence, the proteins below share one genomic window:
- the LOC107822487 gene encoding uncharacterized protein LOC107822487 produces the protein MLDLSHQSQSIQVAFDKQSEKQRNEHQIRLNASIDVARFLLYFGLSFRGHDKSDSSKNKGLFLGLLEWLAKRLPQVDRVILKHAPKNDMMTSPKIQKDIVGACAQETVKVIINDLDGDYFGILVDESKDISHHEQMALALRYVDKKGQVNEPFIGLVRVGDTSAKSLKEAILSLLIKHSLSPSKIRGQGYDGASNMQGKMNGLKALILQETPSAHCIHCFAHQLQLTLVAVAKKYKEVKTFFAIVSNVLNVIGVSFKRRDKLRDHQAELLEQLLESGEVQSGKELNQERGLQRPGSEANDRLQAEVFLSKINSFEFVFMLHLMLKVLLMSNELSKALQKKEQDIVNAMIFLNLTKDRLQQMRNEGWKSLMDEVSLFCAKHDILVPNMEEFYIPGKSKRRPSSELNSHFDVVSGNLLLGMASLNPANSFANFDKERIMTLAKYYPDEFGELKLRDLSHQLDTFILHMKHGDPRFSDLKGIGDLAKALVEANLVEAYSLIYLLIKLILILPVTTATVERAFSSMKYIKDELRSSIGDLPIDVNKTTYMEKKGEAEID, from the exons ATGTTAGACTTATCACATCAATCCCAATCAATTCAAGTTGCTTTTGATAAGCAATCTGAGAAACAAAGAAATGAGCACCAAATTCGTTTAAATGCATCAATCGATGTTGCAAGGTTCCTCTTGTACTTTGGATTGTCTTTTAGAGGTCACGATAAAAGTGATTCTTCAAAAAATAAAGGCCTTTTTCTAGGGCTTTTGGAATGGCTTGCAAAGAGGCTCCCTCAAGTGGATAGAGTCATATTGAAACATGCTCCAAAAAATGATATGATGACTTCGCCAAAAATTCAAAAGGACATTGTGGGTGCTTGTGCACAAGAAACCGTGAAAGTTATAATCAATGATTTAGATGGGGATTATTTCGGGATATTAGTTGATGAGTCCAAGGATATTTCACACCATGAACAAATGGCCCTCGCTTTGCGGTATGTTGACAAAAAAGGCCAAGTAAACGAGCCATTTATTGGTCTTGTTCGTGTTGGTGATACCTCTGCAAAATCTTTGAAGGAAGCAATACTTTCTTTGCTTATAAAACACTCATTAAGTCCATCCAAAATACGCGGACAAGGGTATGATGGAGCTAGTAATATGCAAGGAAAAATGAATGGTCTTAAAGCTTTGATTTTGCAAGAAACTCCTTCGGCACATTGCATTCATTGTTTTGCTCATCAATTACAGTTGACGCTTGTAGCGGTTGCTAAAAAATATAAGGAGGTGAAAACTTTCTTTGCTATAGTTTCTAATGTCTTGAATGTGATTGGAGTATCCTTTAAACGTAGAGATAAACTTCGGGACCATCAAGCAGAATTATTAGAGCAGTTGCTAGAGAGTGGTGAAGTTCAAAGTGGGAAAGAATTAAATCAAGAACGAGGGCTTCAAAGGCCAG GTTCCGAGGCTAATGATAGATTGCAAGCAGAAGTCTTTTTGAGTAAAATTAATTCATTTGAATTTGTGTTCATGCTTCACTTGATGTTGAAGGTATTATTGATGTCGAACGAGCTGAGTAAAGCTTTACAGAAGAAAGAGCAAGATATTGTCAATGCCATGATATTTCTTAACCTTACAAAGGATAGGTTGCAACAAATGAGAAATGAAGGATGGAAATCATTAATGGATGAAGTCTCTTTGTTTTGTGCTAAACATGACATTTTGGTGCCCAATATGGAAGAATTCTATATTCCTGGAAAGTCAAAGCGTAGGCCTTCTAGT GAGCTTAAcagtcattttgatgttgttagtgGTAACTTGCTTCTTGGTATGGCTAGCTTGAATCCAGCTAATTCGTTTGCTAATTTTGATAAGGAAAGAATAATGACATTGGCCAAGTATTATCCAGATGAGTTTGGTGAATTGAAGCTTCGAGATCTTAGTCACCAACTTGACACTTTCATATTGCACATGAAACATGGTGACCCTAGATTCTCGGATTTGAAAGGAATTGGTGATTTGGCAAAAGCGTTGGTTGAAGCAAATCTTGTGGAGGCATATTcacttatttatttacttataaagTTGATTCTAATTTTACCTGTCACGACTGCAACGGTAGAAAGAGCATTCTCATCCATGAAGTACATCAAAGATGAATTGCGTAGTAGTATTGGTGAT